The Montipora foliosa isolate CH-2021 chromosome 6, ASM3666993v2, whole genome shotgun sequence genome includes the window TCGGGATCTTGTACATCTAGGGCGACTACTTCGGCGTAAGGTGGGCAACTAGGTGAGGCTTCTCTCAAGAACTCCGGACCGCTTAACCACTTGGAGTCTTTCAGGTTTTCGGCGGCTATTCCTCGAGTTGCAAGGTCTGCTGGATTCAAGGCAGTGTCAATGTACCTCCATTGCGATGGGTCAGAGACGTTCCTGATGATCTGAACACGATTCGCGACATACACATAGAATCGTCGGCTGTCATTTTGAATGTACCCGAGTGCAACCTTGGAATCTGTGTAATAGACAACTTCATGGATAGGTATGCTCAACTCCGTCGACAATTTCTTTACCACCTGGGAGGATAGGACGGCGCCGCAAAGCTCAAGGCGGGGAATTGTTGTCGTTTGCAACGGGGCCATCTTCGCTTGTCCAAACAAGAATGCAACGTTTACCTGTCCCGATTCGTTGAATTGCCTGAGGTAGGTAGCAACTCCGATGCCGTCTTTGCTGGCATCTGAAAATGAATGGATCTCGGATCGTATGACACGACCGAAGTTCTTAGGGTGGTAACATCTAGGAACAGAAACATTCTCTAAGTCGACGAGCGTATCTCTCCAGGACTGCCATTGGGACGACAACCTCTCCGGTAGTGGGTCATCCCAGCCAAGTGCAATATTGTCACCGCCTTTCTTACCCATGATGACTAGTTGCCGAAGTAGCAGTTTTCCTCTCAGAATAACTGGCGCGGCTAGACCTAACGGGTCATAAACCGAGTTAATAACAGAGAGAACTCCCCTCCGCGTGTACGGCCGTTCGGGTAGGACCACTTTAAACGTGAATGCGTCTCCCTCCAGGTCCCAGTGGACTCCTAAGGAACGCTGTGTTGGAAGGCTGTCGTGTTGAAGGTCTAAGTCACGGATGCTTTTCCCCCGGTCCTCTTCAGGTAGTGCTTCCATTACGAAAACAGAATTTGATACAGCCTTGTGTAATCTCAGCTGGGCGGTTGCTAACATGGCTTGTGTGTTCTGCAACAGTTCTACTGTCTCCTCGTCGGTCGGACGGGACGTCAGTCCGTCGTCGACGTAGAAATCGTTGTTAACAAACTCTTTGGCTGATAAGCCGTACTCCTCCTCGCCGTCTTCTGCTGTTTTTCTCATGGCGAAAGTGGCTATGGCTGGACTGGACACGTTGCCGAAAAGGTGAACAAGCATGCGATACTCCACTATTTCCTCCAAGGGGTTATTGTCCTTGAACCAGAGGAATCTTAGGAAATCCCTGTGCTCAGAGTTCACGTAAAACGAATGAAACATCTGTTCTACGTCGCAGATAAGGGCGACGTCCTCCTGTCTGAAACGTACTAGTACGCCGAGAAGACTGTTCATTTGGTCAGGACCTGGCAAGAGTTCCTTGTTTAGTGACACTCCTTCAAATTCCGCTGAAGAGTCAAAAACTACGCGGATCTGGTCGGGTTTTCTCGGGTGGTACACCCCGAAGTGTGGCAAGTACCAGACCCGACCATGGTTGTCAGCGCACGCAGCGTTCCCTTCGTTGACTCCCTCCTCGATTCGTAGTTCACTGGGCGGTACTCGAGTAGCGTGCCCGCGGTCAAAGACTTTTGCCATAAAGGCAAAATAATCCTTCTCCAGTTGCGGGTTTCTCTTGAAAGAACGTAACAAGCTATTCAGACGGCTGACGGCTAGACTCCTGTTGTTAGGCATACTGACGTTACTTGAGCGGAAGGGGAGAGGCATCTCCCAGTTCCCTTTGGTGTTTTTGTGGATGCTTTGATTCATGACTTCCAGGAATCGGCGGTCTTCCTGGGACAGACTGACTTCGTTGTCGTTGGCGGTTGTGCGGTACACGTCCGGCGCAATTTGCTCCCCTCCAGCGTATTCTTCCTTGATCACGAAATGATTCGGGCAGGGAGCAATCTCGTAATTCGAAGAGCGTGTCGAATCGAGACAACGTTCTTGATCGTTGAGAGTTGGTTTCAGGGCATCAACTGTAGATCTGTGGACCGAGATGTGAACGGGCCCACCTACCCTGTCCAGACATACTTCGCCTGAGACTGTCCATCCTAACTTTAACTTTTGGGCCCAAGGGGCACCTTTGGGTCCGTTTCTGAAGTCTCTCACTTTCAACAACTCCGGTGCATCGCGACCAATGAGAAGTTCAATGTTCGCGTCTTGGTCTAATGGTGGAATTTGGTCAGCAATTCCTTTCAAATGAGAGAACTCCCTCGCAATCTCTGGGGTTGGGATCTCACTTTTGTCACGAGGAATTTGGTCACATTCTACTAGTATGGGTAACGTAGACTGTTCTCCCGCAATGGAACGGACTATGAGGCTGGGGACACGACGACCGTACTTTAACTCCTTCTCCGCACTACAGGTGGATAGCAAAAACTTCTCTCTGGGCCCGTTCGCTCCTAGCTTGTCGGCTAAGCTGGGTGAAATCATGGAGGCGTTACTCTGATCGTCGATAACAGCATACACTCTATGCGTAAGATCTGGTCGTTTCTCCGGGAAGACGTCTAACAGAACAATCTTACTGCAGGATAGTCCACCACTCCTTGTATGACAGATTGCAGTGCAGGTTGCTCTTAGCTCCTCGCCATTGTCTTCGGGAACCGATCTTCGTTTCTCCAGGTGTAAGACCGTGTGGTGAAGGCTACTTCTGCATTTCTCACAACTGACGGAGGCGTTACAATCCTTTGATTGGTGTTCTGACGATAAGCACTTGAAACAAAGTCCGGCCCTCATGATCCACTCTGTTTTCGTTGCCAAGTTTTTCCGATCGAAAGCCTTGCAGTTCGCCAAGTCATGGCCCTTCATGTCATGGTACAGACAATGTTTCTCCGTATTGGGCCTGCTGTTAGTGTTCCTGTGAATGGGTGTAGTATTTGAAACAAGGACCCTCGCGTCGGGTGTCGGGGTTAGTTTGAGTTTAGATTCCTTGGGCGATGGTACTCCGTTGACGACAATGTTTGGGTGGTTCTTTAGTGATGCTTGTTTCTGCATCATGACAGCAAAGGTGTTGAAACTAGGATACGCGTCTTGATTGCGGTCGGCGTGTTCGGCAACTTGTTTCTCCCATTTGGACCGTAGAAAGTTAGGCAGCTTCTCCACAATGGGCTTAATAGCGTTAGGATAGTTCAGGCAGGCCAGACCCGGAAGAAACTCTAGCTGGCTGTCCACATCAGCACATAAGTCAGCGAAAGCCTGCAGTCTTCCCCTCTCCTTCTCGTTAAACTTTGCTGCCCCGCTCAGTTTCTTCAGTAAGGTGTCGGTGATTACTGCTGggtttccaaaccgtttttcaaGTTCGGCCCAAAGTTCCTGTAGGAGAGAGGCGGGTTGCCTGTATCGCCTCTTACGGTAGCTGTCCACCAACTTCTGTGCGTCTCCTTTTGTGTACTGGCGGAGATAGTTAATCTCCTGTTCAGGGGGTATTTTGGCATCCTTTAACATCGCCTTAAATGCAGTTCTCCATGGATGGAACAATGTAGCGTCTCCTCCAAAGGTATCTGGGTGACATTTAGGTAAGCTTTGTCGTGCTAGACTCTCTGTCAGTTGCGTATGAGTCGTCGTAAACATTTCTACGCATTCGACATTTCCTTTTGGGGGGGATGTGTTGGGGCTGTACGCGAGTTTCTCCTGGGCCGACGTATCTTGCAGTGGGGTTTCTCCCGTGGTGAGGTTCTCCTGGGGCCGGCTGCGTAGTGGGGTTACACCGTCGAACGGGAGCGTTGTATCTTCATCCAATCTTTTCTCCGGGTTTGGGGTGTGTGACGCTTCCGGCAGCGTTGTGTCGAGTGGGTTTGTGCTGTTTTGGGCGTCAACCCATTTCTCAGTTCTGTGTCTTGCGTCCTCGGACACGTCTTTTCTGGATGGTGCGTGAGACTGAGACCTCTCTTCCTCCTGAATACAATTCTCGATGGCTGCAAGCCTCGCGTCTGCTACTGCTGCAAGTTTGTCGGCGACCAATAAGGCCATGTCACGTTCGTATGTGGCTTCTTGCTGTCTTCGTAGATGCTGTTTTTCTGCGATGATTCGGTCGTATTCGGCTTGTTTATTTGCGGCAGCCGCTTCCGCCAGCGCCTTCGCTCTCGTAGAACTCCGTGATGAACGCGAGGATGACACGCGCGACGAGTGTTGAGACTTGCGTGACACACGATCATCTTCGTAACACTGTGATTTTGCTTTGTTGAGAGCGGTGCGAGCTTCCTTAAGATTGGCAAAGCCGGCTTGTCGAACTGTCTCAGCCTCTGCTGAGGTGTCTCCCCATTTATCTTGAGCATACAAGCATTCTAGCTCAGTCAGGATCTCCTTGTATTTTTGAGTAAGGACTTGTAAGGCGGACTCATCGACGGTGGCCGTATTTCCCCGTAGGGCCGTGTAAACATTGTCGACTTCACTCCTGAGTGCCTTAGCTCGTCTCGAGAGTTCGACAGTTGTACTCTGAATCATGTTCTGAAGAGCTTTCCTAGTTGGTTGTCTTTGGCGTTTTTCTTGGACCCCTTCGGGTTGCGTTATTTCGTCTGTTTCCGCTGACATGGTAAACGGCGGACTCAGTTGTAAAACGGGACGTGACTTTGCCATCGATGAATTCGCGATCGAAGCGTATTCAAACTCCGTACTCCATGCAGTTATCCAAGTTCGACTCCAAATGCTCCAGTTTTATCTGACTTTTCACTGTGGCGTTCGCAGCTAAGCTAAGTGTCAACCAAAAAAGGCACGATATCGATAGAAGATGGTTTACTGGTGTGCTTTTAATGGTGAAAactaaaatggaaataaacaataCAAATGCGAAGACTAAACCTAAGACTACATGGAAAATGAACTCCGAAATACAATAAAGGTGATAAAACGGAAAACTCACGTCAGATATCCCAGCGAGACTCCAAAAGGGGACGATTTTTGACACTCCGATAGAAACTCCGACacgaaaatatcaaaactaaaCGAGCACGAGGTAATTGTCCGAGTGGGCCCTGGGGATACTAACTGTAGAAACCGGAAATAGACTGCACTAGTCCCAGGGCCCCGTAATTCTTACTCAATGTTCTGTTAGAGTTCAACACAGCCGGGCTGAAATGACACTTCCACCCCATCCCCTTTATGGTAAACATTTGATGAGGAAGTGAAAGATTGGAAATCGTGAGGTATTGAAAGGCTTACTATACGTTTTTCTCCGATGAACCTGCATTTGATTAGTCAAAGTTGTTCAAaactaacagcatcaaaaagtAAGTTACAAACTACAAAGTTTCTCGTGACTTATTGCTTTATAGGATTATAGCACTTACATGTACTGTCATCAAAAATGTGCATTCTTTTCATAACATATTTTATGAACTGTAACAAAAATGAACTTGACATTGACAACATTCACACCTCAATGTGTTTAAACGTTAATGTTCCCTTGCCGTTGGTTTAAATATCACGTTTGCGGAAAAACTCAACTGGCATAAAGAGGTAACCAGGCTTTCGATCATACCAAAAATGGGAACTATTTAATAGTTCATCAGGGTCATCAGCaatttccgccattttgaaaacgtgaTCAAAATGcgggtaaagacttgtttccatatctcaaagttcCCTTGGACGTGACGAGcctggaacaacaaaactgaaacaacccaaacccatacaaaaatgctagccttaggcttaaacattatctaaagcaaattgtttaggcctaaggctagcatttttgtaaaggtttgggtttttccagctattgtacccttggttcagttttgttgttccaggCTCCTCACGTCcgagggcactttgagatatggacaCAAGTCCTTACCAAAATGCGAGAGACTGGTTATGATGGCCTAATTTCGAACAGGTGTTCTATATATGGTCATGGACGACAGTCTGTCATGGACTGTGTTTCCAGCGAACAGACGGATGAAGAACTGAACAATTTGGTTTGTCAAGTTTAACTATGAATTTGCACAGAATTGACGCAAGAAACTCACCTAGAAAGCCAAAAATGAAATGATACAAAATATATGTATTCTTTCAGCTTGCGCCTCTATTTATCGTAACATTTGCCTGTTTCGTCGTGAGACCGCGAGTTTGAACTAAAAACCGTGAGTCTCACGACAAAATCGTGAGACTTGAGAGGTCTACAAAATGCACTAGGTACGAGTCTAAGGTATCAAGTTCCTAAAATATTCCCGCTTTTGTCGACTTTGTACATTCTTGACTGGAGCGAGTTGCTCGCAAAAGTTTCATACACTTCTCCCAGTTTTCAGAAACATTAGCATTATGCTGCAAAAATATTAGTATTATGCCAGCAGTATGCCTGATGCTCCAGATATAGTATTACGCTCAAAATTATGCCGAAATATTCCGACAGACCCAAGAGATTTACCCACTGAAAGGGCGCGAAATAAATTCGGTTCACAAGCTGGTCTAAGAAcccaacagccaatcaaatggcgCGTATTCCTTTTTACACGAGTGAGGAAAACGATACGTCCAATCAGGTGATTTTCATTCAACTGGCAGTGTTCCGCTTGTTTGAGAAATTTTAAGCCTTCGCAAGCGTCGAAGCTTAAAAACTTGAACGAGAAAAGGTTTGTTGATCACGATACTTCGGCCAAGGATTACGTGGAAAGTCTCGAAAACAAGAACACGGAAGAGAAAACGAAACGAGATGTGAAATTTCTGGACACGTTTGAGAAACGAGAAGAGTGCAAAACATAGAGGCCGCAAAATAAACAAGCACCTTTCGGACTTTATTCGTTCTGTGAGACGTAAAGACGGAGAAGATCGTGAGCCTTCAAGTTTAAGGTGCCTTGTTTCAAGTATTGAGGGAcatttcaaataatattttcacATTCTTTGGTTGCTTTAATGTCAAATTTCCGGCACAAATTTAAGCCTATGTTATATTCTTTGCATGTGTTTTTGATTTGAAGTCGTGTAAATGAAGTTTTGTCTTGGTTTGTCATTAAAGACGATAATTAATATGCAAGGGGGATAAGTCACTTATCCCCCTTGCATATTAACACATAATCCACTCGCATTCAAATTAGCTGTTCATTAGCCCCGCTCTTCCCTTTATACAATCAAAGCCGCACCCAGCTTTTCAAACAGTTAATTTGGGGGTTAAAGAACAAAGGAATCCGAGCTTGTGTAAAAATAAGACAAGATTTAATTTCTGAGAATGGGATTTGAAAGAATTTCTTTACATAGTCATTTTTGGCGATATAGGCCGCAACCTTTTTAACTACCATGCTTGAATTTTTTTACAATCGAAAACAGGTACATTTTTTGTCAGACGACCTTTTAACGCTCAAATGCTATGATATCATTTGCTACTTTGTGAACCTCGTGCTGCTTATTATGGGGTAAAaagattcttttattttttagacAACAACTCGCACGTTTAACTCGTTAAAAAAATTAGGCatcgtccacacgtatccggaaatttttgagaacgccaatttttttttacgaatacggcTTGCGTCCACACATATCCAGCGCATTTTCCggccgtatccggaaatttttgaaaacgctctccagagtggaattttttttttttaatccgatACGAATGCGTATACATGTGGACCgtcgtatccggaaatttgcgaatacgcttacgtcattctcttggatccagtcttcacggcgagcattaaacaaacatggcttaCAGCAACGTTGTGTCTTCTTTGTTAATTGCCCTGATTTCTAGTTTGATATCATGCGTTCAGATAAATGCAGCtgtgataaatttacacaaccAATACTTTAGAGATCGACAGGATGTTTTGAGATTGCTGACCGTCACCAGTAGTTCAACTTCATCATCGGTccatttatatatatatcagCATACTTTTTTTTGACTTTTTCAGAAGATTTAGACATTTTTTCGAGTGATAAACTACAAGCTTCGACTGGTTACACCTTGCAGTAGCTATGGCGCGGAAGAAATGACGCCAAATCGCAATTATGCGCATGTTCATTTCAAGATTCTCTCCGACAAAAGAACTGGGCACTAGAGCAAATCAGAAAACTTCCGGATGcaatcggatacgtgtggacggctgTAAACGATTCGAATACGCTGCGTGTGGACGCGTAAATTCTCGTATCCGCAAAACAATATTTGCGGCAAAAAGaattccggatacgtgtggacatggcCTTATTCCAACCCCAGTGTTTCGTCCTTAAGGAAAGTTCTGTCCCTTTCACGATTAAAATTTCATGTTTAATACGTATTTAAAAATCATGGTGGCACTTGCGCGACTGTTCGAaggtttatcacttgataaaTTCGTCTTGCGCGCTGAATTCGAAAAATCAGTCAAGCAAAAAAGCGCTCCACTTAGTAACTGGCATATACCTTGAAGTAACTGGAGGATCGGGAGCACTGTTAAATTTATAGCTCTCTGAATATCAAATCTTTCAGTTTCGAGAAACTAAATTCCGATGCGACATGAGATTATGTCTTTCTCCAGCCCATGTAGTACAATAATCCAAAAAATGTCAtcttttttaaatattgttttagaatGTTACAACTACGGATTTTTAAACGAGTCCAACCGAGCAATGACCTATGTTAACAGGAGCAATGGTAACCTGTGCGATTCAACGTTGTCTGGTTGGTATCGATTTAGCGGAGAAGCTGGGACTCAAATGGCAGATTCTTGTCCAAAGATACATCACTGCAGTACAGACTCACCAGGCTGGCTCAATGGCACGCATCCTACGGTGGCTGAGGGGATTGTTCAACgaaaagtttgttttttgcaGCACCCGCATGGGATTGACTGCTGTTACTTTTCAAAGGACATTAGTGTTCGCAACTGTGGAGCGTTTTATGTTTACCGCCTTGATCCACCCAGGTGTTACTCACGTTACTGCGGCAACGGACTGCCACAAGCACCAGGTCAGAACGCATTCATCAGCTTTTTTTGCCAGACTAATGTACAATAAAATAGCGTTTTGAATTTGCCTTTAACAATAGCGGATCTTCTGTTTGTCCATTTGTCTAGCTTAATTGATCCATTTTCCATGAGATCTTACACTCAGCTTTTAAATCAACAGTGGAATCACAATTTGCACTTCCCTCAACATTGATTTTTACCTACCGCCTACCTGTTGGCTCGTTGGAGCTCACCTGATAAACCCTcgggatcttaaaataactgaggagaaagtgatgcCTATGATTATATCCACAAATGGTTGGACTTTTGCATCTTTCCTTGGACGCATTGCAGAACCCCTTCTATCTGTTGGTACTGCGCTTGTTTTGCAATATTGATGAGTGTACGGTGTTAGTCCGTGTTCCCTATGAAATAGGCTTACAGGGCGTACATAAATCCAGAATAAAACGGGTCAATTGGGAGTGTTCATGATATGTCGGATTCCTACAAACAAGCCTCAAAATCGGAACGACAGGAATGCTTTTCTCAGGAGAAAATAGGGGGTGACTTGCTTTCAAAATGGAATGAATTATCGCcctagtgaaaaataaagtcgTCTGTAAATTCTTGACTTTGCAAAAACAACGGTGAACCCGAGGAGGTGAAATGCGACTTTTCTCTGAACTCCCACATTCCATGTCATATTTTACCGATCATAAAAAAAACCGTTAGTTTGTCCCCTTTTTGTGTCGTTATCCTTTTCTCGTTAACAAAGCCGAAGACGttgaaaaaccaaaaggcaCTCTGGTCGCAAAAAGTTGAGCGGGCGTTTCTGCGATTGTGTTCTATGTCAACCAGCATGTTATTTTAATTCGCTAGATGAACTTTTGATCGAAGGAGACCATGGAAACAAAATACTATTTGACCAAGACCCATATTGCTAGTATTGTACTCATTCCAAGATAACATGGTCAATGAGTTTTAATAATTCCTTTTTAACATTGTCCTCAGAATGTTCAAACTACAAATTTCTCAATGATTCCAATATATCCGCAACATACACACTGTACGAGCAATCTTATCATTCTTGCAAGGACAATTTCAAGCCTGGCTGGTACCGGTTTGGCGGAGAGGCTGGAAACCAAATGGCTGACACTTGCGTTAAGATGTGTCATTGTGGTGCTTGGTATCCAGGCTGGCTTACTGGAGGACACCCCTCTGTGGAGGATGGTGCTGCCGTGCGTAAAGTGTGTTTCGTGAGAGGTCTGGGATGCTGTGAGGCCTCGGAGTACATAAGTGTTCGCAACTGCAGTGGATTTTACGTTTATAATCTGACGTCTATACCATCCAGTTCTTGCTATTATGGATACTGTGCCAGCACCGGATTTAAAGAGCCAACAACCTCAGGTAGACGCTGTTCCCAACTCATTTTCCTCCTGATaaatttccctctttttttttcGACAATACTCacataaaatattatttctcgttaggcgttgcatcttttatgtttaAAGGTACGCTCAgacatatatgttattcaccggctgggaggtccgtatagggaaaaactgtgcccgaggtcttgagtgggggacgaggccgcaggccgaggtaCGTACTCCAGGCCGAGGGCACAGTTTTCCCCTATTTTCATTGATATGATTGCGCCGAAATGGCCACGCGCGGTACATAAATTAGCACGCTTTTTCTCTAGAGACCATCGTAATACCCATGGGCATTGGGCACAGTATTTATTCGCCCTCCACACTTGTAATCACCCTGTTATGCGTTCATGCCCCGAGAGGTCGCTACGGAGCCCCCTTTTTTGTCCCACCCACCTCCCCTCGGCGACGGAATCCTCCATCCTGCTGTACTTCTTCGCATGCGCGGAAATTGTTTTCGCCCATATCTTAGTATCTCCACGTGTGCCATAGAGGTGCAGCATAACAATGaaaattctactagtatactgaCCGACTTAAGcaggtgaataacgtttttttttttttttctgcaaactggtttgcaaaaAGTCTTTAACTTTAAACTTTAGTCTTaaacttcaaatatctcttggtgcattaaatataaaaaacaaacagttaTATTCCATAGCAAGCACAGAGAAATGAGGTAAACAAACTAAACAGCGGCCCGCGACGACTCGGCGGCCCGGtggcccagtcctgattttccacagttttttttgtCCAGCGTTAAATCCACGCGGaagcacagatctgcatcgggtttgggggtgcaaaatggacgacgatgagtttgaattcgtttaccattttaataagcatttcaatccatttcaatcgttttcgatcctttctctcgttgcatgttgctaagtgaaaaacgttGTCATTCTCTTTTTATTCGTCTGTTTACAGAACCCGATAGAGAGGAATTCGAAGTCCATTCTCAAATgatgtaagttattttcaatCCACAGTTTGAGATTGAAAATTTCATAAGCTAAATAATGAGATATGTGAACTGCAAATTGTCACTGAGTTGCGTTTGTCAGTTCATCAGGCAATCACATTCTCACTTTGTAATCATATGATCTTACGGTAATTCTGTGCAATGGCAGGCAACAGTTACGAAAGGCGGTCGATTTGCGTTTGCAGCTTTCTTTGTGTAACtctgaaacttaaaaaaaaaaaatcattcgcagttcacatatctcattatttatgatattttcactttcaaagtaTGGCTTGAAAAATAACTTACATCGTTCGATAATGAAAGTCCTttacacttcctttttttcgtgaaagtttgtgagaactcgaaaaagctgtcccacagcatttctcgttctcccaaactttcacttgtgtttctataactcgatagaaacacggagtacatgttttctgtttcttttataaaacaacgcgacgagaaaaaggaaaaaaaacttgtaaactctaatcatcaaaatgtaaattctctttgctcgcgctatcactacgtcaacagctcgtgctagttctgtgtctccatcgagttgtagaaacacgattttttaccaatcagcgcgcatattttcttaggactgtttcaTAAAAgaatttagtaaaatccaactagtggtctattatcaatgctgcgttctgattggttgagctactagtaggctatttgttatagcccactagtagcgaaaagcgccggctttgaaaaccaaaacaacaattaaagtctagctttaactagcgaaagatgttttgtctcgatatttttttgaccaactagttggattttactagaacaattattcctctcgccctcatggcctctgagtcaatagcccattcggccttcggcctcatgggctattgactcagagcccattcgggctcgaggaataattgttaaatattttataagaatatcaaggctgaaatttgcgaaattttaagaataattttaagaataaagccgAGGTTTCGAAAAGAATGGATACAATTTTGTGTCTTGAAACATCTGTAAATACAATATAATTTTATGCTTTTAAAGTATTAcgacaaattctttcttttttaaataacaaaacctAGCGAAAACAGATCTAGATACCAAACACTTGTAATTGATACCCAAATaattctaaaacggaaatgtcataagctataattaaagaataatacaagaatatttaaagcctaaaatcggcagaaaaataagGATATTCATCCTGGGCcggaaaaacaacattgttataaaaaaaaaagtgtattgTGCTATCGGTTTCTGTAAACAGACGAATGAACAGagaatgaaaacgtttttatctgaacaacatgcaacaaacaaaaacaaggattcaaatgattaaattgtaaacgaattcaaactcactgTCGTCCATTTTGCAAGCCCAGACCACATGCAGAtttgtgcatgcgcgtggatttaccgttggacaaaaaaactgtggaatCACGACTGGGCCACCGGGTCACCGGGTCACCGGGtctccgggccgccgggccgtcaCGGGCCGTGGGCTGCGgaccgcgggcctgcttttagcaaaccCACAGGCGAATAATGTTCTACGAATTCAAATGCTCTGTCTCGTTGAAAATGGAACAAAAGTTCTTAAAACAGGAGGAAAAAATTAAGTGAAAAATACTCAAACATCTGTCTCTGCCTTcatatcttattatttcaaTGATTCGTCTTTGCAAAAATTTAGAAAACTACGCAGGAAAAACTTGTTGACATCAGTTCATGAAAACTCCTCAGCGTTTCGATTTGTTTGCATTTGACTATTTTAGCTACGAATCCTTATTTTCTTAAATGAAGCAAAATACAATTCCAAAGAAAATACCGGATGTCAACCGAAGAACTAAGCTCAAAGGACTTCTCTGCCGTTAGTCGTTTTAGTTCAACGGCATGTCGACAGTTCACGAACaacaacaacgcgaaaaaaCCCATCGTCAAGATATGTTTGTTCCCCTATTTTAG containing:
- the LOC138008907 gene encoding uncharacterized protein; the encoded protein is MMQKQASLKNHPNIVVNGVPSPKESKLKLTPTPDARVLVSNTTPIHRNTNSRPNTEKHCLYHDMKGHDLANCKAFDRKNLATKTEWIMRAGLCFKCLSSEHQSKDCNASVSCEKCRSSLHHTVLHLEKRRSVPEDNGEELRATCTAICHTRSGGLSCSKIVLLDVFPEKRPDLTHRVYAVIDDQSNASMISPSLADKLGANGPREKFLLSTCSAEKELKYGRRVPSLIVRSIAGEQSTLPILVECDQIPRDKSEIPTPEIAREFSHLKGIADQIPPLDQDANIELLIGRDAPELLKVRDFRNGPKGAPWAQKLKLGWTVSGEVCLDRVGGPVHISVHRSTVDALKPTLNDQERCLDSTRSSNYEIAPCPNHFVIKEEYAGGEQIAPDVYRTTANDNEVSLSQEDRRFLEVMNQSIHKNTKGNWEMPLPFRSSNVSMPNNRSLAVSRLNSLLRSFKRNPQLEKDYFAFMAKVFDRGHATRVPPSELRIEEGVNEGNAACADNHGRVWYLPHFGVYHPRKPDQIRVVFDSSAEFEGVSLNKELLPGPDQMNSLLGVLVRFRQEDVALICDVEQMFHSFYVNSEHRDFLRFLWFKDNNPLEEIVEYRMLVHLFGNVSSPAIATFAMRKTAEDGEEEYGLSAKEFVNNDFYVDDGLTSRPTDEETVELLQNTQAMLATAQLRLHKAVSNSVFVMEALPEEDRGKSIRDLDLQHDSLPTQRSLGVHWDLEGDAFTFKVVLPERPYTRRGVLSVINSVYDPLGLAAPVILRGKLLLRQLVIMGKKGGDNIALGWDDPLPERLSSQWQSWRDTLVDLENVSVPRCYHPKNFGRVIRSEIHSFSDASKDGIGVATYLRQFNESGQVNVAFLFGQAKMAPLQTTTIPRLELCGAVLSSQVVKKLSTELSIPIHEVVYYTDSKVALGYIQNDSRRFYVYVANRVQIIRNVSDPSQWRYIDTALNPADLATRGIAAENLKDSKWLSGPEFLREASPSCPPYAEVVALDVQDPEVRSEVAVHVTGVNTAPGLDSDRFSRFSSFASLRRALANLIVKVKEYKATREHHALRSQDQCISRRNQSRKEPKRLPRRPSLEELQQAEMIAIRTVQNERFVDEMKLTGEVKDQQDRHSARRRKNTLKKSSLYRLDPFMDSQGVLRVGGRLRRAHLSFPEKHPVLLPKGHHLSHLIVRHQHGKVHHQGRQITHGAVRAAGFWIVGGHGVVSKVISSCVTCKKLRGASLTQHMADLPSDRTETPPPFTNVGCDVFGPWNIQTRRLRGGAINSKRWGLVFTCLNSRAIHIEVLESMDASAFICALRRFLSVRGPTARIRCDRGSNFVGAKTELEQALQEMDEGALKTYLADQGCEWSFNPPHASHFGGVWERQIGTIRRVLDAMLLELGKPQLTHELLVTLLAEVSAIVNARPISTIPSDVDDPQPLSPAMLLTLKSRPLLPPPGNFIPQDLYARRRWKRAQYLADQFWVRWRREYLQSLQKRPKWNERKCNLATGDVVIVRDKGAHRNDWLLGKVVEAITSDDGGVRKANVLVRKDGALKTYLRPISELVLIVHSQNSTDAYKE